In Apteryx mantelli isolate bAptMan1 chromosome 26, bAptMan1.hap1, whole genome shotgun sequence, a single window of DNA contains:
- the DHRS3 gene encoding short-chain dehydrogenase/reductase 3, translating into MSVFETEGFWLCEGFGGAVLPCCLGRNERMVWKRLGALLLFPVRLACLAAKAAACLLLPPKRRDLSAESVLITGGGRGIGRHLAREFAARGARKIVLWGRTEKCLKETTEEIKMMGTECHYFICDVGNREEVYQQAKAVREKVGDITILVNNAAVVHGKSLMDSDDDALLKSQHINTLGQFWTTKAFLPRMLELQNGHIVCLNSVLALSAIPGAIDYCTSKASSFAFMESLTLGLLDCPGVNATTVLPFHTSTEMFQGMRIRFPNLFPPLKPETVARRTVEAVQMNQAFLLLPWTMRVLVILKSILPQSALEEIHKFSGSYTCMNTFKGRT; encoded by the exons ATGTCGGTCTTTGAAACGGAGGGAT TTTGGCTCTGCGAAGGGTTCGGCGGAGCGGTTTTGCCTTGCTGCCTCGGCCGGAACGAGAGGATGGTTTGGAAGCGGCTGGGCGCCCTGCTCCTGTTCCCCGTGCGGCTGGCCTGCCTGGCGGCCAAGGCCGCcgcgtgcctgctgctgccgcccaaGCGGCGCGACCTGTCGGCCGAGAGCGTGCTCATcaccggcggcggcaggggcatCGGCCGCCACCTGGCGCGGGAGTTCGCCGCGCGCGGAGCCAGGAAG ATCGTCCTGTGGGGTCGAACTGAGAAATGCCTGAAGGAGACCACAGAGGAAATCAAGATGATGGGGACAGAGTGCCATTATTTCATTTGTGATGTAGGAAACCGAGAGGAGGTCTATCAGCAAGCCAAAGCTGTGCGGGAAAAG GTGGGCGATATCACTATCCTAGTGAACAATGCTGCTGTGGTCCATGGTAAGAGCCTGATGGACAGCGATGATGATGCACTGCTCAAATCACAACATATAAACACCCTGGGACAATTCTGG ACCACCAAAGCATTCCTGCCAAGGATGCTGGAGTTGCAGAATGGACACATTGTTTGCTTGAACTCTGTCCTGGCCTTGTCAGCCATCCCTGGTGCCATTGACTATTGCACCTCCAAAGCCTCTTCCTTTGCCTTTATGGAGAGCCTGACCTTGGGGTTGCTAGACTGTCCTGGAGTGAATGCCACAACAGTCCTGCCCTTCCACACAAGCACAGAGATGTTTCAGGGCATGAGAATCAG GTTCCCtaatctttttcctcctctcaagCCAGAGACTGTGGCTAGGAGGACAGTGGAAGCTGTTCAGATGAACcaagccttcctcctccttccatgGACAATGCGTGTTCTCGTCATCCTAAAAAG CATTCTCCCTCAGTCAGCACTTGAAGAAATCCACAAGTTTTCTGGAAGCTACACCTGCATGAACACTTTTAAAGGACGAACATAG